From Fibrobacter sp. UWB16, one genomic window encodes:
- a CDS encoding GTP-binding protein, which translates to MAKEHFDRSKPHCNIGTIGHVDHGKTTLTAAICTTLAAKGLAAAKRFDEIDNAPEEKARGITINTSHVEYTTANRHYAHVDCPGHADYVKNMVTGAAQMDGAILV; encoded by the coding sequence ATGGCAAAAGAACATTTTGACAGAAGTAAGCCGCATTGCAACATCGGCACCATCGGTCACGTTGACCACGGTAAAACCACTCTTACTGCAGCAATCTGCACGACTCTCGCTGCTAAGGGTCTCGCCGCTGCAAAGCGTTTCGATGAAATCGACAACGCTCCGGAAGAAAAGGCTCGTGGTATCACGATCAATACTTCTCACGTCGAATACACCACCGCAAACCGTCACTACGCACACGTCGACTGCCCGGGGCATGCTGACTATGTGAAGAACATGGTGACTGGTGCTGCTCAGATGGACGGCGCTATCCTCGT